The Bacillota bacterium genome contains a region encoding:
- a CDS encoding ABC transporter ATP-binding protein — MGGVAPLLVLEDVHVSYGAIRAVKGINLVVGEGEVVTLIGANGAGKSTTLRAISGIVRAASGRILFQNEDLTRVPPHEIVRRGIAQVPEGRRVFANLTVLENLEMGAFARKDKKGIKSDLERVLARFPRLQERRRQVAGTLSGGEQQMLAIGRALMARPRLLLLDEPSMGLAPLLVREIFTIIQEINREGTTVLLVEQNARLALQIAHRAYVLETGRIVLEGPAGELAEREEVKKAYLGA; from the coding sequence ATGGGAGGAGTAGCCCCGCTCCTTGTCCTTGAAGACGTGCACGTTTCCTACGGCGCCATCCGGGCGGTTAAGGGGATCAACCTTGTTGTGGGTGAGGGGGAGGTTGTAACCCTGATCGGGGCCAACGGGGCCGGAAAAAGCACCACCCTCCGGGCGATCTCCGGGATTGTCCGGGCGGCCTCGGGAAGGATCCTCTTCCAGAACGAGGACCTGACCAGGGTGCCGCCCCATGAGATCGTCCGGCGGGGCATTGCCCAGGTGCCGGAGGGCCGCCGGGTGTTTGCCAACCTCACGGTGCTCGAAAACCTGGAAATGGGCGCCTTTGCCAGAAAGGATAAAAAGGGGATTAAAAGCGACCTGGAGCGTGTTCTGGCACGCTTCCCCCGCCTGCAGGAGCGCAGGCGCCAGGTGGCGGGGACCCTGAGCGGAGGAGAGCAGCAGATGCTGGCCATCGGCCGCGCTTTAATGGCCCGGCCGCGTCTTTTGCTCCTGGACGAACCCTCGATGGGGCTTGCCCCCCTGCTGGTCAGGGAGATTTTTACGATCATTCAGGAGATCAACAGGGAGGGGACAACCGTTCTTCTTGTGGAACAAAACGCCCGGCTCGCCCTGCAGATTGCCCACAGGGCCTATGTGCTGGAAACGGGAAGGATCGTCCTGGAGGGTCCCGCCGGCGAGCTTGCCGAGCGGGAGGAGGTTAAAAAGGCCTACCTGGGCGCCTGA
- a CDS encoding branched-chain amino acid ABC transporter permease: MQELLQQLVNGLSLGSIYALIAVGYTMVYGVIQLINFAHGDVLMVGAYVGLAAALAGFGLVPSLLLAMLACALLGVAIERVAYRPLRHASRLAALTSAIGVSLFLEYGMMAALTPRTRSYPPLLPDRIYSWGGLRITSKDLLILGTTLVLVLVLQYIIYRTQTGKAMRAVSFDREAAQLMGVNVNSTIGATFALGSALAAAAGMLVGVYFNAVYPLMGLMPGLKAFVAAVLGGIGSVPGAMLGGLLLGMTEALVSGYGGSMYRDAVAFGILIFILLVRPTGLLGTGLQEKA; the protein is encoded by the coding sequence ATGCAGGAACTGCTGCAGCAGCTCGTTAACGGACTGTCCCTGGGGAGCATTTACGCTTTGATTGCCGTTGGCTACACGATGGTTTACGGGGTTATCCAGCTCATCAACTTCGCCCACGGCGATGTCCTGATGGTCGGAGCATATGTGGGCCTGGCCGCGGCCCTGGCCGGCTTCGGTCTGGTTCCCAGCCTGCTCCTGGCGATGCTGGCATGCGCCCTGCTGGGGGTGGCCATTGAGCGCGTGGCTTACCGCCCCCTGCGCCACGCCAGCAGGCTTGCTGCCCTGACGAGCGCGATCGGGGTCTCTCTTTTCCTCGAGTACGGGATGATGGCTGCCCTCACTCCCCGGACGCGGTCCTATCCCCCCCTTCTGCCCGACCGGATCTACAGCTGGGGCGGGCTCCGCATCACCAGCAAGGACCTGCTGATCCTGGGGACGACCCTCGTCCTCGTGCTCGTTCTCCAGTATATCATCTACCGGACGCAGACGGGAAAGGCGATGCGGGCGGTTTCCTTTGACCGCGAGGCGGCCCAGCTCATGGGGGTAAATGTGAATTCCACGATTGGGGCGACCTTTGCGCTGGGCTCGGCCCTGGCGGCGGCTGCAGGGATGCTGGTGGGGGTTTACTTCAATGCCGTGTACCCTTTGATGGGCCTGATGCCCGGCCTGAAAGCCTTTGTGGCCGCAGTCCTGGGCGGGATCGGGAGCGTGCCCGGGGCAATGCTGGGAGGGCTCCTTTTGGGGATGACCGAGGCCCTGGTGAGCGGCTACGGAGGATCGATGTACCGGGATGCCGTTGCCTTTGGCATCTTGATCTTCATTCTGCTGGTTCGGCCGACGGGCCTGCTGGGAACCGGCCTTCAGGAGAAAGCGTAG
- a CDS encoding branched-chain amino acid ABC transporter permease, with protein sequence MERKWVRLAAPAVIALLVYGCVGWGIARGLISEYYQVNLFLIGINIILAVTLNLINGFTGHLSLGHAGFMAVGAYTGVVVTMKLGLPLAFAVAAGMAAAACAGFLIGLPTLRLRGDYLAIATLGFGEIIRVLLENFEYLGGARGISGIPRTVNWTWLFWSVVLTLVLVRNFISSTHGRACLAVRENELAAEMMGVNTTCYKVLAFVLGAAGAGLAGVLYAHYFYVILPDKFSFLLSFDVLVMVMVGGLGSLTGSCLGAVLLTLLSTLLQRIPEFRMVLYALMLILVAIYRPHGLAGKRELSLDLLGRWMRRGGVARGAAHGG encoded by the coding sequence ATGGAGAGGAAGTGGGTTCGGCTCGCCGCTCCCGCCGTCATTGCCCTGCTGGTTTACGGCTGCGTCGGGTGGGGGATTGCCAGGGGATTGATATCCGAGTATTACCAGGTCAATCTCTTCCTGATCGGGATCAACATCATCCTTGCTGTTACCCTGAACCTGATCAACGGCTTTACGGGGCACCTTTCCCTGGGCCATGCCGGTTTTATGGCGGTGGGCGCCTATACCGGGGTTGTGGTTACCATGAAGCTGGGGCTTCCCCTCGCCTTTGCGGTTGCGGCAGGAATGGCCGCAGCGGCCTGCGCCGGATTCCTGATCGGCCTTCCCACCCTGAGGCTGCGGGGGGACTACCTCGCCATTGCCACCCTTGGCTTTGGGGAGATCATCCGGGTGCTGCTGGAAAATTTCGAGTACCTGGGAGGCGCCCGCGGAATCTCGGGGATCCCCCGCACCGTTAACTGGACCTGGCTTTTCTGGAGCGTCGTCCTTACCCTGGTTCTCGTCCGGAACTTCATCAGCTCAACCCACGGCCGGGCGTGTCTGGCGGTCAGGGAGAACGAACTGGCGGCGGAAATGATGGGGGTCAACACCACCTGCTACAAAGTGCTGGCCTTCGTGCTGGGGGCCGCAGGAGCGGGGCTCGCCGGGGTCCTCTACGCCCACTATTTTTACGTGATTCTGCCCGACAAGTTTTCCTTTCTCCTCTCTTTTGACGTGCTGGTGATGGTAATGGTGGGCGGCCTGGGAAGCCTGACCGGCTCCTGCCTGGGGGCGGTGCTGCTCACCCTTTTATCCACGCTGCTCCAGAGGATTCCAGAGTTCCGGATGGTGCTCTACGCCCTGATGCTGATTCTCGTTGCTATTTACCGCCCGCATGGTTTGGCGGGGAAGCGGGAGCTTTCCCTGGACCTGCTGGGACGCTGGATGCGGAGGGGAGGGGTGGCCCGTGGCGCTGCTCACGGTGGATAA
- a CDS encoding ABC transporter ATP-binding protein: MKEGDHVRRHTETIIKGKNLFKFYQMGEVTVRALNGVDLEIYEGELIVILGPSGSGKSTLLHIIGGMDTPSEGELYYRGEPLHTADSRRLTQYRRSAVGFVFQFYNLIPSLTAYENVDLSVQISEHPLPVDEVLEKVGLADRAHHFPAQLSGGEQQRVAIARALAKNPDLLLCDEPTGALDVETGIQVLRLLRDFCRSYGKTVLIITHNAAIAGMADRVLRLRDGRIREIVCNENPLPPEEVAW; the protein is encoded by the coding sequence ATGAAAGAAGGGGATCACGTGCGCCGGCACACGGAAACGATCATCAAAGGGAAAAACCTCTTCAAGTTCTACCAGATGGGAGAAGTCACCGTGAGGGCGCTCAACGGCGTCGATCTGGAAATTTACGAAGGGGAGCTCATCGTGATCCTGGGCCCGAGCGGCTCCGGCAAGAGCACGCTGCTGCACATTATCGGGGGAATGGATACGCCGAGCGAGGGGGAGCTGTACTACCGCGGCGAGCCGCTGCACACCGCAGATTCCAGAAGGCTGACCCAGTACCGCCGGAGCGCGGTGGGGTTCGTTTTCCAGTTTTACAACCTCATTCCCAGCTTGACCGCTTATGAGAACGTGGACCTTTCCGTCCAGATTTCTGAGCACCCGCTCCCGGTGGACGAGGTCCTGGAAAAGGTCGGGCTGGCCGACCGGGCGCACCACTTTCCCGCGCAGCTTTCGGGGGGCGAGCAGCAGCGGGTCGCCATCGCCAGGGCGCTTGCCAAGAATCCCGACCTCCTCCTCTGTGACGAACCGACGGGGGCGCTGGACGTCGAGACGGGGATCCAGGTCCTCAGGCTCCTGCGGGATTTCTGCAGGTCTTACGGGAAAACCGTCCTCATCATTACCCACAACGCCGCCATTGCCGGGATGGCCGACCGCGTGCTTCGCCTCAGAGACGGGAGGATCAGGGAGATCGTGTGCAACGAGAATCCGCTGCCTCCGGAGGAGGTGGCCTGGTAA
- a CDS encoding ABC transporter substrate-binding protein, which produces MMVLGRRARIAALVTAVVFLFGVFVAGCAKPASGPAAEKIKIGINYELSGNVATYGTSCKNGVMLALEEINKAGGVLGKQIEPVVRDNKSDVTESMNVATQLASMGVVAFIGPATTGDVMAAEPVATGNKIPLLTTSATAPKVTFDEEKNRVRDFIFRICIIDPDQALVMADYAWDTLKLKKGAIMMDTGNDYSKGLAQNFKEFFTARGGAIVAEEGFTDADTVFKPQLTRIAAKKPDFIYVPAYYNQVGLIVKQARELGITVPFLGADGWDSPELVSLAGAPALNGTYFTNHYSSQDPDPKVQAFVKAYKEKYGVEPDSFAALGYDAGRLMVEAIRQAQSADPVKIQQALAAIRDFPGITGKLSFDERHNPVKEVAIIKMVDGKQQLAAKLIPEKK; this is translated from the coding sequence ATGATGGTTTTGGGGAGGAGAGCCAGGATTGCCGCCCTGGTTACCGCAGTGGTTTTTCTTTTCGGTGTTTTTGTTGCAGGATGCGCCAAACCTGCGAGCGGGCCGGCGGCGGAGAAGATCAAGATCGGGATCAACTACGAGCTCTCCGGGAATGTGGCGACTTACGGAACAAGCTGCAAAAACGGGGTAATGCTCGCCCTGGAAGAGATCAACAAAGCGGGAGGCGTGCTCGGGAAGCAGATTGAACCTGTCGTCCGGGACAACAAATCAGATGTCACGGAGTCCATGAATGTTGCCACCCAGCTTGCTTCGATGGGAGTCGTGGCCTTCATCGGCCCCGCCACCACCGGAGATGTGATGGCAGCAGAGCCGGTGGCGACCGGCAACAAGATCCCTCTTTTAACCACCTCGGCGACGGCGCCCAAGGTTACTTTCGATGAAGAGAAGAACAGGGTGCGGGACTTCATCTTCCGGATCTGCATCATCGACCCGGACCAGGCCCTTGTGATGGCCGACTACGCCTGGGATACCCTCAAGCTGAAGAAGGGCGCCATTATGATGGACACCGGGAACGACTACAGCAAGGGGCTTGCCCAGAATTTTAAAGAGTTCTTCACGGCCCGCGGCGGCGCGATCGTGGCCGAGGAAGGCTTTACCGATGCCGATACAGTTTTCAAGCCCCAGCTGACCCGGATCGCGGCGAAAAAGCCCGATTTCATCTATGTCCCTGCCTACTACAACCAGGTCGGTTTGATTGTGAAGCAGGCGCGGGAGCTCGGGATTACCGTTCCGTTCCTGGGGGCCGACGGCTGGGACTCCCCGGAGCTTGTGAGCCTTGCCGGAGCGCCCGCCCTGAACGGCACCTACTTCACCAACCACTATTCCTCGCAGGACCCCGATCCCAAGGTCCAGGCCTTCGTGAAGGCTTACAAGGAGAAGTACGGGGTGGAGCCTGACTCCTTTGCAGCCCTGGGCTACGACGCCGGGCGCCTGATGGTGGAGGCGATCAGGCAGGCGCAGAGCGCGGATCCGGTCAAGATCCAGCAGGCGCTGGCAGCCATCAGGGACTTTCCCGGCATCACCGGGAAGCTCTCCTTTGATGAAAGGCACAACCCCGTCAAAGAGGTTGCCATCATCAAGATGGTGGACGGGAAGCAGCAGCTTGCCGCCAAGCTGATACCCGAGAAGAAATAA
- the selB gene encoding selenocysteine-specific translation elongation factor, whose translation MKASIIVGTAGHVDHGKTQLVKALTGVDTDRLKEEKERGISIELGFAPLFLPSGITAGIVDVPGHERFVKNMLAGAGGIDLVLLVVAADEGVMPQTREHLDILELLQVQKGVVVLTKVDLVEDDWLLLVEEEVRELLRGTRLEDAPIVPVSVVTGEGLEELVRVLDRMAQEATPKPAAGPARLPIDRVFSVTGFGTVVTGTLFSGRIRTGDVLQVLPSGREGRVRSLQVHGARVEEACAGQRTAVNLVGVETGEIARGDVLATPGSFPVVRRLAASLHLLKHAARPLQHWQRVHFHLATREVLGRVRLLDREELRPGESALVQLELEAPVVAAAHDRFVIRSYSPVTTIGGGEVIEVGGNRCRRFRPEVLARLERKLSGSPAARVAEELRAGRGALTPKELAARAGLSEAEAREIAAALAEAGEAQVFDFGNEVFVVSSSQMERWQEEVTAALREYHRQFPLRPGFPKEELRSRLFSSLSPRLYQALLERWVEGGALTLAGQALALPDFAVRLTPEQERRVRAVLEKVGSQPFSPPTGEEIRAQLGADGDLLQYCVQQGHLVKVGEDFYFAREAVRRAWEILEEHLRCHREITVAEARDLLGTSRRYCLPLLEHFDREKKTRRVGDKRVLFGAEK comes from the coding sequence GTGAAAGCCTCAATCATCGTGGGTACGGCCGGCCACGTGGATCACGGCAAAACCCAGCTGGTGAAGGCCCTGACGGGGGTGGATACAGACCGCCTGAAGGAGGAGAAGGAGCGGGGGATCTCCATCGAGCTGGGGTTTGCCCCTCTTTTCCTTCCCAGCGGGATTACCGCCGGCATCGTTGACGTGCCGGGGCACGAGCGGTTTGTGAAGAACATGCTGGCAGGAGCAGGGGGAATCGATCTTGTCCTCCTGGTGGTGGCAGCAGACGAGGGGGTGATGCCCCAGACGCGGGAGCACCTGGATATTTTAGAGCTCCTGCAGGTCCAGAAGGGGGTTGTGGTCCTCACCAAGGTCGATCTGGTGGAAGATGACTGGCTCCTGCTCGTAGAGGAAGAGGTGCGGGAGCTGCTGCGCGGCACCCGCCTGGAAGACGCCCCCATCGTTCCTGTTTCTGTAGTTACGGGGGAAGGCCTGGAGGAGCTGGTCCGGGTCCTGGACAGGATGGCCCAGGAAGCTACGCCCAAGCCCGCCGCGGGCCCCGCCCGGCTCCCCATCGACCGTGTATTTTCGGTTACCGGCTTCGGGACGGTGGTTACAGGGACCCTGTTCAGCGGGAGGATCCGCACGGGGGACGTGCTGCAGGTTTTGCCTTCGGGCCGCGAGGGGCGCGTGCGCTCCCTCCAGGTGCACGGCGCCAGGGTGGAGGAGGCCTGCGCCGGGCAGCGCACTGCCGTCAATCTCGTGGGCGTGGAAACCGGCGAGATCGCGCGGGGGGATGTGCTGGCAACCCCGGGCTCCTTTCCCGTCGTCAGGCGCTTGGCGGCCTCCCTGCACCTTCTCAAGCACGCGGCGCGCCCCTTGCAGCACTGGCAGCGCGTCCACTTTCACCTGGCCACCCGGGAGGTCCTGGGGCGGGTCAGGCTCCTGGACCGGGAGGAGCTCCGGCCCGGGGAGAGCGCCCTCGTGCAGCTGGAGCTGGAGGCGCCTGTGGTTGCCGCCGCCCACGACCGCTTCGTGATCAGGTCCTACTCTCCCGTGACCACCATCGGCGGGGGAGAGGTAATCGAGGTCGGGGGGAACCGCTGCCGGCGCTTCCGGCCCGAGGTGTTGGCGCGTCTTGAGCGCAAGCTTTCGGGAAGCCCTGCCGCCCGTGTTGCCGAGGAGCTGCGGGCGGGAAGGGGGGCGCTGACCCCGAAGGAGCTGGCGGCCCGGGCGGGCCTGAGCGAGGCCGAGGCGCGGGAGATCGCCGCGGCCCTGGCGGAGGCCGGGGAGGCGCAGGTCTTCGACTTCGGGAACGAGGTCTTCGTTGTTTCCAGCTCTCAAATGGAGAGGTGGCAGGAGGAGGTGACCGCGGCCCTCCGGGAGTACCACAGGCAGTTTCCCCTCCGCCCGGGCTTCCCAAAAGAAGAGCTCCGCTCCCGCCTTTTCAGCTCCCTTTCACCCCGCCTTTACCAGGCCCTGCTGGAGCGCTGGGTGGAGGGCGGGGCGCTCACCCTTGCAGGGCAGGCGCTTGCCCTGCCTGACTTCGCGGTCAGGCTGACCCCGGAGCAGGAAAGGCGGGTCAGGGCCGTTCTGGAAAAGGTCGGCTCCCAGCCCTTCTCCCCTCCTACCGGGGAGGAAATCCGGGCGCAGCTGGGAGCGGACGGAGATCTTCTCCAGTACTGCGTCCAGCAGGGCCACCTCGTGAAGGTTGGGGAAGATTTTTACTTTGCGCGGGAGGCGGTGAGGCGCGCCTGGGAGATCCTGGAGGAGCACCTGCGTTGCCACCGCGAGATTACCGTGGCGGAGGCGCGCGACCTTTTAGGGACCTCGCGGCGCTACTGCCTGCCGCTCCTGGAGCACTTCGACCGCGAAAAGAAGACCCGCCGCGTCGGGGATAAGAGGGTGCTGTTCGGTGCCGAAAAATAA
- a CDS encoding CBS domain-containing protein, translating to MLVRDKMTPDPVTITPQTTIAEALALMREHRIRRLPVLDKGKLVGIVTDRDLSEVSPSPATSLSIFELNYLLARTKIGALIKKQRVITISPDAYLEEAALIMRDNEIGAIPVVEEGRLVGIITESNIFDAFIELMGLREPGTRLDLELEDRPGMLAKVAGVVWKEGGDISHLAVFHSGRGRVTLAVQLRNEEAGRIIDALAEQGIRVKSVAWKGRAAL from the coding sequence GTGCTGGTGCGGGATAAAATGACGCCGGATCCCGTGACGATTACACCCCAAACCACGATTGCCGAAGCTCTGGCCCTGATGCGGGAGCACCGCATCAGGCGTCTCCCCGTGCTCGATAAGGGGAAGCTGGTGGGCATCGTCACCGACCGGGACCTGAGCGAGGTCTCTCCTTCTCCGGCGACTTCTCTGAGCATCTTTGAGCTGAACTACCTGCTCGCCCGGACGAAGATCGGGGCGCTGATCAAAAAGCAGAGGGTGATCACCATTTCGCCCGATGCCTACCTTGAGGAGGCCGCCCTGATCATGCGGGACAACGAGATCGGAGCAATCCCCGTTGTCGAGGAGGGAAGGCTGGTCGGGATCATTACGGAGAGCAATATCTTCGATGCCTTTATCGAGCTGATGGGCCTCCGGGAGCCGGGGACGAGGCTTGACCTGGAGCTGGAAGACAGGCCGGGGATGCTGGCGAAGGTGGCCGGGGTGGTCTGGAAGGAGGGAGGAGACATCTCCCACCTCGCCGTTTTCCACAGCGGGCGGGGCCGGGTGACCCTGGCCGTTCAGCTGCGGAATGAAGAGGCGGGAAGAATCATCGATGCTCTTGCGGAGCAGGGGATCAGGGTTAAGTCTGTAGCCTGGAAAGGCCGGGCCGCGCTTTAG
- a CDS encoding GerMN domain-containing protein, producing the protein MGNFPAKKLLWPLLFWGFVLGGLWLAGCRPGTPGRVRQASLREQEYLLPSPVEQVSIYYLTRDERYFVPVTLKIGPTRGAPRVAVEKLLAGAPQESLASPFPPDVKLLSLKVEKGAATLDLTGEVMKIKSREAARRAFEALVLTLTEFREVKAVKVLVNGNRLPELAGYRLGGPLTRPALLNPLAPREAGRPATIYYADSWGLHLIPVTLFLPDFLPDRSAFLARVVRRLVAGPPAGSGLTPPIAPGTRVLRVEEENGIVTVDLSSEALAYGGGSTAELAFVNALVFTLTEFPGVEGVQLLFEGEKRLFLPEGTEVARPLRRPPQLNPVVL; encoded by the coding sequence ATGGGAAATTTTCCGGCAAAAAAGCTCCTCTGGCCTCTTCTTTTTTGGGGCTTCGTCCTGGGAGGGCTCTGGCTTGCGGGCTGCCGGCCGGGAACGCCGGGCAGGGTGCGCCAGGCTTCCCTCCGGGAGCAGGAATATCTGCTCCCCTCCCCTGTCGAGCAGGTGAGCATTTATTACCTGACGCGCGATGAGCGCTATTTCGTTCCGGTTACCTTGAAGATTGGCCCGACCCGGGGGGCGCCGCGGGTGGCGGTGGAAAAGCTCCTTGCCGGAGCTCCGCAGGAGTCTCTGGCCTCGCCCTTTCCGCCTGACGTCAAACTGCTCTCCCTGAAGGTGGAGAAGGGGGCGGCAACCCTCGACCTGACAGGGGAAGTAATGAAAATTAAGAGCCGGGAGGCGGCCCGCCGCGCCTTTGAGGCCCTGGTTTTGACCCTGACCGAGTTCCGGGAAGTGAAAGCTGTAAAAGTTCTGGTCAACGGAAACCGGCTCCCGGAGCTGGCAGGGTACCGCCTGGGCGGACCCCTCACCCGCCCCGCCCTGTTGAACCCCCTCGCACCCCGGGAGGCGGGACGCCCGGCAACCATTTATTATGCAGACAGCTGGGGGCTCCACCTGATTCCCGTCACCCTGTTTCTGCCGGATTTCCTGCCGGACCGGAGCGCCTTCCTTGCCCGGGTGGTGAGGAGGCTGGTGGCGGGGCCTCCGGCCGGCTCCGGCCTCACGCCCCCCATTGCGCCGGGGACGCGGGTGCTCCGGGTGGAAGAGGAAAACGGGATCGTCACGGTGGATCTCAGCAGCGAGGCGCTTGCCTACGGAGGCGGAAGCACGGCAGAGCTGGCCTTCGTCAACGCCCTTGTCTTCACCCTGACAGAATTCCCGGGGGTGGAGGGGGTCCAGCTTCTGTTTGAGGGGGAGAAGCGGCTCTTTCTCCCAGAAGGCACGGAGGTGGCCCGCCCCCTGCGCAGGCCGCCTCAACTCAATCCGGTTGTCCTTTAG
- a CDS encoding L-seryl-tRNA(Sec) selenium transferase: MEKERLLRRLPPVHELVRACSGKDLPPRLLAGAAREVLASWRQIVLEKGEAPPGFADLVEAVRARAREKFRPSLRPVINATGVVLHTNLGRAPLSAAALAAVMRVARGYCNLELDLDTGRRGSRYTHAEKLLTALTGAEAALVVNNNAAAVLLALHTLARGREVVVARGELIEIGGSFRIPEVLAQSGARLREVGTTNRTYPRDYEKAIGPETALLLKVHPSNYRVLGFTREVTRAELVDLGRKYQIPVLEDLGSGVLIDLQQYGVAPEPPVQASLAAGVDVVTFSGDKLLGGPQAGIIVGRARLLREMKENPLLRALRVDKLTLAALEATLQAYLKGEAERTLPVLQRLLISPDRLAARAASLKERLTARLGEACEVELRPGFSRVGGGALPLTELPTTLVVLRPKPVSATTLAARLRRGDPPVLARLQEAGVLLDPRTLAEEEEGLLVEAVLAALQEPAGPGAAGET; this comes from the coding sequence GTGGAAAAGGAAAGGCTGCTGCGCCGGCTCCCGCCTGTCCACGAACTGGTGAGGGCATGCTCCGGGAAGGACCTCCCCCCTCGCCTTCTCGCCGGGGCGGCGCGGGAGGTGCTGGCGTCCTGGCGCCAGATCGTTCTCGAAAAAGGGGAAGCCCCGCCCGGCTTCGCGGATCTGGTGGAAGCCGTGAGGGCGCGGGCGCGGGAGAAATTCCGTCCAAGCTTGCGCCCGGTGATCAACGCCACAGGCGTCGTCCTCCACACAAACCTGGGCCGGGCGCCCCTGAGCGCGGCGGCTCTCGCCGCGGTGATGCGGGTTGCGCGGGGCTACTGCAACCTGGAGCTGGACCTGGATACGGGGCGCCGGGGTTCGCGCTATACCCACGCGGAGAAGCTTTTGACCGCCTTGACCGGGGCGGAGGCCGCTCTTGTTGTGAACAACAACGCCGCCGCCGTCCTCCTTGCCCTCCACACCCTGGCGCGGGGGAGGGAGGTCGTTGTGGCGCGGGGGGAACTGATCGAAATCGGCGGCTCCTTCCGGATCCCCGAGGTCCTGGCCCAGAGCGGGGCGCGCCTGAGGGAGGTTGGGACAACCAACAGGACCTACCCCCGGGATTACGAGAAGGCAATCGGGCCGGAAACCGCCCTCCTCCTCAAGGTTCACCCCAGCAATTACAGGGTTTTGGGGTTCACCCGCGAGGTGACGCGCGCCGAACTGGTGGACCTCGGCCGGAAATACCAGATCCCCGTTCTGGAGGACCTGGGGAGCGGTGTTCTGATTGACCTCCAGCAGTACGGGGTGGCGCCCGAGCCCCCCGTTCAGGCAAGCCTGGCGGCCGGCGTGGATGTTGTTACCTTCAGCGGGGACAAGCTGCTGGGCGGCCCCCAGGCGGGAATTATCGTGGGGCGCGCCCGGCTGCTCCGGGAGATGAAGGAAAATCCCCTCCTGCGCGCCCTGCGCGTTGACAAGCTCACCCTGGCGGCCCTCGAAGCCACCCTGCAGGCATACCTGAAGGGGGAGGCGGAGCGCACTCTTCCCGTGCTCCAGAGGCTCCTGATTTCCCCGGACCGGCTCGCGGCGCGGGCGGCCTCTTTGAAGGAAAGGCTGACGGCGCGCCTGGGTGAGGCGTGCGAGGTGGAGCTCCGGCCCGGCTTCTCCCGGGTGGGAGGGGGAGCCCTCCCCCTGACGGAGCTGCCCACAACCCTGGTGGTCCTGCGCCCGAAACCGGTGAGCGCCACAACCCTGGCAGCCAGGCTCCGCCGCGGCGACCCGCCGGTTCTGGCCCGCCTCCAGGAGGCGGGGGTGCTGCTGGATCCCCGCACCCTGGCCGAAGAAGAGGAGGGGCTGCTTGTGGAGGCGGTCCTGGCCGCTCTGCAGGAGCCAGCCGGCCCCGGAGCTGCAGGGGAGACCTGA
- a CDS encoding ABC transporter ATP-binding protein, with translation MALLTVDKLGKSFGGLVALYNFSLTVEAGELVGLIGPNGAGKTTVFNLLTGLYPPSEGTMIFAGKSLRGRPPHQITRLGIARTFQNIRLFPNLTVLDNVKIAYHSVIRYGLLPALLRLPSFYRREAEIERAALDLLDVFRLKERAGERAAGLPYGEQRRLEIARALATNPRLLLLDEPAAGMNPQETRELLALIRWIRDRFDLTIILIEHDMSLVMGLCERVLVLDYGSLIAEGTPEEIRENPRVIEAYLGEEGVAEWEE, from the coding sequence GTGGCGCTGCTCACGGTGGATAAGCTGGGAAAGAGCTTCGGCGGCCTGGTTGCCCTTTATAATTTCAGTCTTACCGTTGAGGCCGGCGAACTGGTGGGGCTGATCGGGCCCAACGGGGCCGGGAAGACGACGGTCTTCAACCTTCTGACCGGGCTCTACCCCCCCTCGGAGGGGACGATGATTTTTGCAGGGAAAAGCCTGCGGGGGAGGCCCCCCCACCAGATCACGCGGCTCGGCATCGCCCGGACGTTTCAGAACATCCGGCTGTTCCCCAACTTAACGGTGCTTGACAATGTAAAGATCGCCTACCACAGCGTGATTCGTTACGGCCTCCTGCCCGCCCTCCTCCGGCTCCCCTCCTTTTACCGGCGGGAGGCGGAAATCGAAAGGGCCGCCCTCGACCTGCTGGACGTCTTTCGTTTAAAGGAGCGGGCGGGGGAGCGGGCGGCCGGTTTGCCCTACGGGGAGCAGCGGAGGCTGGAGATCGCCCGCGCCCTTGCCACCAACCCCCGGCTTTTGCTGCTGGACGAACCCGCGGCGGGGATGAACCCCCAGGAAACCCGGGAGCTGCTGGCTTTGATCAGGTGGATCCGGGACCGGTTTGACCTGACAATTATCCTGATCGAGCACGACATGTCCCTGGTGATGGGGCTCTGCGAGCGGGTGCTGGTGCTGGACTACGGCTCCCTCATCGCGGAGGGAACCCCTGAGGAAATCCGGGAGAACCCCCGCGTCATTGAGGCATACCTGGGAGAGGAGGGGGTGGCGGAATGGGAGGAGTAG